The following coding sequences lie in one Alloacidobacterium dinghuense genomic window:
- a CDS encoding nickel-dependent hydrogenase large subunit — translation MGTITVERKEEANPPSQLVEMNWDPITRIVGSLGIFTKIDFGKRKVAECHSTSSIFRGYSIFMKGKDPRDSHFITSRICGICGDNHATCATYAQNMAFGVKPPAMAEWIVNLGEAAEYMFDHNIFQDNLVGVDFCEQMVKETNPGVFEKAEKTESPHANLHGYKNIADIMRALNPFTGAFYREALQMSRMTREMFCLMEGRHVHPSTLYPGGVGTVPTVQLFTDYIVRLMKYVEFMKKVVPLHDDLFDFFYQALPGYEEVGRRRILLGCWGSFNNPDVCDYTYEKMTDWGRNMFVTPGVVVDGELVTTDLVDINLNIRILLGSSYYDDWQNAEIFVRKDPLGNPVDQRHPWNQTTYPKPQKRDFTGKYTWVMSPRWYDKRTGDYLALDTGGGPIARFWATALAGLVDIGYIKATGHSVKIYLPKTMSLPEVEFEWKIPKWSNAIERDRARTYFQAYAAAAGLYFAEQALAELHAGRTKTWNDFKVPEEAIGCGFHEAVRGVLSHHVVIRNHKIANYHPYPPTPWNANPRDSFGTPGPYEDAVQNTPIFEENGPENFKGIDIMRTVRSFDPCLPCGVHMYLGNGKVLETHHSPMFGLQQKP, via the coding sequence ATGGGCACAATTACAGTCGAGCGCAAAGAAGAAGCCAACCCGCCAAGCCAGTTAGTAGAGATGAATTGGGATCCGATTACACGGATCGTCGGCAGCCTGGGAATCTTCACAAAGATTGACTTCGGCAAGCGCAAAGTGGCGGAGTGTCACAGCACCTCCTCGATCTTTCGTGGCTACAGCATCTTTATGAAGGGAAAAGATCCGCGGGATTCGCACTTTATCACAAGCCGCATTTGTGGTATCTGCGGCGACAACCATGCGACCTGCGCCACTTACGCGCAGAACATGGCGTTCGGTGTGAAGCCTCCAGCAATGGCGGAGTGGATTGTGAACCTTGGCGAGGCCGCCGAATACATGTTCGACCACAACATCTTCCAGGACAACCTGGTCGGTGTGGACTTCTGCGAGCAGATGGTGAAAGAAACGAATCCCGGTGTGTTTGAGAAAGCGGAAAAGACCGAATCTCCGCATGCCAACCTGCATGGATATAAAAACATCGCCGATATCATGCGCGCTCTCAATCCCTTTACCGGTGCCTTCTACCGCGAGGCTCTGCAGATGAGCCGCATGACCCGCGAAATGTTCTGCTTAATGGAAGGGCGTCACGTCCATCCGTCAACGCTCTATCCGGGCGGTGTTGGGACCGTCCCGACCGTTCAGCTCTTCACCGATTACATCGTCCGGCTGATGAAGTATGTCGAGTTCATGAAGAAAGTTGTGCCGCTGCATGACGACCTCTTCGATTTCTTCTATCAAGCCCTCCCCGGTTACGAAGAGGTCGGCAGGCGGCGGATTCTTCTCGGTTGTTGGGGCTCATTCAACAATCCCGATGTCTGCGACTATACGTACGAGAAAATGACCGACTGGGGTAGGAATATGTTCGTCACCCCGGGTGTCGTGGTCGACGGCGAGCTCGTCACCACAGACCTGGTGGACATCAATCTCAACATACGCATCCTGCTCGGTAGCTCCTATTACGACGATTGGCAAAACGCTGAAATTTTCGTAAGAAAGGATCCCCTGGGGAATCCAGTAGATCAACGGCACCCGTGGAACCAGACTACGTATCCAAAGCCGCAGAAGCGCGACTTTACGGGAAAGTACACATGGGTAATGTCTCCCCGCTGGTATGACAAGCGCACAGGAGACTATCTGGCGCTCGACACAGGCGGTGGCCCAATCGCACGCTTCTGGGCAACGGCGCTGGCCGGCTTGGTCGACATCGGCTACATCAAAGCCACCGGACACAGCGTAAAAATCTATCTTCCGAAGACCATGTCGCTGCCCGAGGTTGAGTTCGAGTGGAAGATTCCCAAGTGGAGCAATGCCATCGAACGCGATCGCGCCCGTACGTATTTCCAGGCTTATGCGGCTGCTGCCGGACTCTATTTCGCCGAGCAGGCGTTAGCTGAGCTGCATGCTGGCAGAACAAAGACATGGAATGACTTCAAGGTTCCTGAAGAGGCCATTGGATGCGGTTTCCATGAGGCGGTTCGCGGAGTGCTTTCGCATCATGTGGTGATCCGCAATCACAAGATCGCCAACTATCATCCTTATCCGCCAACGCCATGGAATGCGAATCCACGTGACAGTTTCGGCACACCCGGACCTTACGAAGATGCGGTACAGAATACGCCGATCTTCGAAGAGAACGGTCCGGAAAACTTTAAGGGCATCGACATTATGCGGACTGTGCGCAGCTTCGACCCATGCCTGCCCTGCGGCGTGCATATGTACCTGGGGAATGGAAAAGTGCTTGAGACCCACCATTCTCCAATGTTCGGGCTACAGCAAAAGCCTTAG
- a CDS encoding DUF5947 family protein, with protein MPASTSAPLDQAFSMLRQFARVRRPMERCELCSLPLAHEHPHLIELSSRQIVCACDACATLFDSMTEGRYRRAARCAKLLTDFEMTDAQWNSLLIPINMAFFFRSSIENRMVPLYPSPAGAVESLLSLEAWNEIVERNAILSHLRSDIEALLVNRIGHAQDLSSAEYYIAPIDDCYRLVGLIRANWKGLSGGAEVWMEIGRFFADLKSRADVVGGEAHA; from the coding sequence ATGCCCGCTAGTACATCTGCGCCATTGGATCAGGCATTTTCTATGTTGCGCCAGTTCGCGCGCGTGCGGCGACCTATGGAGCGGTGCGAATTGTGCAGTCTGCCTTTGGCGCACGAGCATCCGCATCTGATCGAGCTTTCCTCGCGTCAGATTGTTTGTGCCTGCGACGCTTGTGCAACACTCTTCGATTCGATGACCGAAGGCAGATATCGTCGAGCGGCGCGGTGCGCTAAGCTTCTGACCGATTTCGAAATGACAGACGCGCAATGGAACAGCCTGTTGATTCCAATCAATATGGCATTTTTCTTTCGCTCAAGCATAGAAAACAGGATGGTCCCACTCTATCCCAGCCCCGCTGGCGCGGTCGAGTCCCTCTTGTCGCTGGAAGCATGGAACGAAATTGTTGAGAGGAACGCGATCCTGAGCCACTTGCGATCCGACATCGAAGCTTTGCTTGTCAATCGGATTGGACACGCGCAGGACTTGTCGAGCGCTGAGTACTATATTGCTCCGATCGACGATTGTTATCGGCTTGTCGGACTGATTCGCGCGAATTGGAAAGGATTGTCTGGAGGAGCGGAAGTCTGGATGGAGATCGGGCGCTTCTTCGCTGACCTGAAATCGCGGGCTGATGTTGTCGGTGGAGAAGCACATGCCTGA
- a CDS encoding DUF6084 family protein, which produces MPDLSFKIEGAAAVPFAIAPTLAFKLRIMNADPAETIHTVVLRCQIQIDVTRRRYLPEEQARMRDLFGEPERWSQTLRSLLWTHVSVVVPAFQGSTPVLLPIHCTFDFNVGVTKYFEGLTNGEIPLLLMFSGTVFYADSEGLLQVTPIPWDQEARFSLALKVWREMMDAYYPKTAWLNLRRDVFERLYQYKTQRGIPTWEQALESVLPIEETVHS; this is translated from the coding sequence ATGCCTGATCTGAGCTTCAAGATTGAAGGGGCAGCCGCAGTCCCGTTCGCGATTGCACCCACGCTCGCGTTCAAGCTCCGTATCATGAACGCCGACCCCGCCGAGACCATTCATACCGTGGTTCTGCGATGCCAGATCCAGATCGACGTGACGCGACGCCGCTATCTCCCTGAAGAACAGGCGCGCATGCGCGATCTCTTCGGTGAACCTGAGCGCTGGAGCCAAACTCTACGCAGCCTTCTGTGGACCCACGTTAGTGTTGTGGTCCCTGCATTCCAGGGCAGCACTCCGGTCCTTCTCCCCATTCACTGCACCTTCGATTTCAACGTCGGTGTCACGAAGTACTTCGAAGGACTAACAAATGGTGAGATACCTCTGCTCCTCATGTTCAGCGGAACGGTCTTCTATGCCGACTCCGAGGGCCTATTACAGGTAACACCAATTCCATGGGATCAGGAAGCTCGTTTCAGCCTGGCTCTAAAAGTGTGGCGCGAGATGATGGATGCTTATTATCCCAAAACCGCGTGGTTGAATCTGCGCCGAGATGTGTTTGAGCGCCTCTATCAATACAAAACTCAGCGCGGCATTCCTACATGGGAACAGGCGCTCGAAAGTGTACTCCCGATAGAAGAAACGGTGCACTCATGA
- a CDS encoding hydrogenase maturation protease, protein MNEWEWQLLEDKMLVDHLVISGSEVRAGDRVRLIPHKGGDVLDIALHGQIATIESIEQDYEGKSHVCVVLDDDPGRDLGLLRQPGHRFFFDPSEVERIPQDKPQLKDVVQKPSILIAGIGNIFLGDDGFGVEVAQQLAQGNFPSSVRVADFGIRGFDLAYALQDGYETTILIDAFPHGQSSGTVDVVEPDLNAPDASLAQVNFVEPHAMNPVNVIRMATAMHGSLKRVLLVGCEPATFGGDDGKMGLSDAVQAAVPEAVKIVEKLVQTILDDPKAAS, encoded by the coding sequence ATGAACGAGTGGGAATGGCAGCTGCTCGAAGACAAGATGCTTGTCGATCATCTCGTCATTTCCGGTTCGGAAGTGAGAGCGGGCGATCGTGTTCGCCTTATTCCACACAAAGGCGGAGACGTGCTAGACATAGCTTTACATGGCCAGATTGCGACCATCGAAAGCATCGAGCAGGACTATGAAGGCAAATCGCACGTGTGCGTAGTCCTCGACGATGATCCTGGCCGCGATCTGGGATTGCTGCGACAACCCGGCCATCGATTTTTCTTCGATCCGTCTGAGGTTGAGCGGATTCCGCAAGATAAACCGCAACTCAAAGATGTGGTTCAAAAGCCCAGCATTCTGATCGCCGGAATCGGCAACATTTTTCTGGGAGACGACGGCTTCGGGGTCGAGGTGGCGCAACAGCTTGCTCAAGGCAATTTCCCTTCCTCGGTGAGAGTTGCCGATTTCGGAATACGCGGCTTCGATCTTGCCTATGCCCTGCAGGATGGATACGAGACGACGATCTTGATCGACGCCTTCCCTCATGGCCAGTCATCGGGAACTGTCGATGTGGTTGAGCCGGATCTGAACGCTCCCGACGCCTCACTCGCGCAAGTGAATTTCGTCGAGCCGCACGCCATGAATCCGGTGAACGTGATTCGCATGGCAACGGCAATGCATGGCTCTCTGAAACGAGTGCTTCTGGTTGGGTGCGAGCCTGCCACATTTGGTGGTGACGACGGAAAGATGGGCCTGAGTGATGCTGTTCAGGCCGCGGTACCAGAGGCCGTAAAGATTGTGGAGAAACTCGTACAGACAATTTTGGATGATCCGAAGGCAGCCAGTTAA
- a CDS encoding YceI family protein, producing the protein MREVSTEAANHPHVVAGLYTIDSRASRFTVRAFATGFLAKLGHSPTIGIHDFSGGMSFNPEKVEAGSFYLVIKTASLSVQDDISDKDRREIERLMHKEVLETEKFPEIRYAAAVIGVTKMSEMLYSASLNGDLTLHGITRSQPITSRVTLLGNMLRASGDFSLDQTDYGTNLVSVAGGALKLKDRLMFSFEIVARKQE; encoded by the coding sequence ATGCGCGAAGTTTCGACAGAAGCTGCGAATCATCCCCACGTCGTTGCAGGGCTCTACACGATCGATAGCCGTGCCAGCCGGTTTACCGTGCGCGCCTTTGCTACAGGATTCCTGGCAAAGCTGGGCCACAGCCCGACCATCGGCATACACGATTTCAGCGGTGGAATGAGCTTTAACCCGGAAAAAGTCGAAGCGGGTTCTTTTTATCTCGTCATTAAGACCGCTTCATTGAGCGTACAGGATGACATCAGCGACAAAGATCGACGCGAAATCGAGCGGCTCATGCACAAAGAGGTTTTGGAAACGGAAAAGTTCCCGGAAATACGGTACGCCGCCGCCGTCATCGGTGTGACCAAGATGTCAGAAATGCTCTACTCCGCTTCCCTTAACGGCGACCTCACTCTGCACGGCATAACGCGCAGCCAGCCAATCACCTCGCGCGTCACGCTGCTAGGGAATATGCTACGTGCGTCTGGTGATTTCTCGTTGGACCAGACCGATTACGGCACAAACCTGGTTTCTGTTGCCGGAGGCGCCCTCAAGCTGAAAGATAGGCTAATGTTTTCTTTTGAAATTGTGGCTCGAAAGCAGGAATGA
- a CDS encoding HypC/HybG/HupF family hydrogenase formation chaperone, giving the protein MCLAIPGRIVGLVPGETHLGTVEVAGVRRKVDLGLLLEEMPVVGDWVLIHVGFAMTKISEQDALEQMHLLQMLGETEQAMQEVRGYGFEETGEQSSGNPQPN; this is encoded by the coding sequence ATGTGCTTAGCAATTCCAGGCAGAATCGTCGGGCTCGTTCCCGGTGAGACGCATCTGGGCACAGTAGAGGTCGCTGGTGTGCGTCGCAAGGTGGATCTGGGGCTGTTGCTGGAAGAGATGCCCGTCGTCGGGGACTGGGTTCTGATCCACGTTGGATTCGCCATGACGAAAATCAGCGAGCAGGATGCACTGGAGCAGATGCACCTTCTCCAAATGCTCGGTGAAACAGAGCAGGCCATGCAAGAAGTACGCGGTTATGGATTTGAGGAGACTGGTGAGCAAAGCAGCGGAAATCCTCAGCCCAACTGA
- the hypD gene encoding hydrogenase formation protein HypD, giving the protein MRYVDEFRDPELIIKASEEIYRLADPDRHYRIMEVCGGHTHAIYRFGLKDILPSNIELIHGPGCPVCVLPMGRIDDGLTVATNFDVIFAAFGDMMRVPGTQGSPFEHKARGTDVRIVYSPADALQIARKNPEKHVMFFAIGFETTAPSTALTLMRAKSEGITNFSVFCNHVTIVPAIRAILDSPDMRLDAFIGPGHVSTVIGCRPYEWIARSEGKPVVTSGFEPLDLLQSLVMLLRQLRAGEARVENQYKRVVPWEGNRAALKAMAEIFQLRPYFEWRGLGFISQSALRIRDEYAEWDAEQRFPIPGTRVTDPKAAQCGEVLKGVLKPAQCKLFGKECTPEHPIGALMVSTEGSCAAYYNYEHRKAAMVTSISSVA; this is encoded by the coding sequence ATGCGATACGTTGACGAGTTTCGGGACCCTGAGTTGATCATTAAGGCCTCCGAGGAGATCTATCGCTTGGCCGATCCCGACAGACACTATCGCATTATGGAGGTCTGCGGTGGCCACACACATGCCATCTATCGTTTCGGGTTGAAAGATATCTTGCCCTCCAATATTGAATTGATTCACGGACCCGGTTGCCCAGTATGTGTTCTGCCGATGGGACGAATCGACGATGGTCTTACGGTCGCCACAAATTTCGACGTTATCTTCGCCGCCTTTGGCGACATGATGCGCGTTCCCGGAACACAGGGCAGCCCCTTCGAACACAAAGCACGCGGCACGGACGTACGCATAGTCTATTCCCCGGCAGATGCTCTCCAGATCGCAAGAAAGAACCCTGAGAAACATGTAATGTTCTTCGCGATCGGGTTCGAAACTACTGCGCCGTCAACGGCTCTTACGCTGATGCGCGCCAAGTCGGAAGGCATTACAAATTTCTCAGTCTTCTGCAATCACGTCACGATTGTTCCAGCAATCCGCGCGATTCTGGACTCTCCTGATATGCGCCTTGACGCTTTTATCGGTCCCGGGCACGTTTCGACAGTGATCGGTTGCCGTCCCTATGAATGGATTGCAAGAAGTGAAGGCAAACCGGTCGTCACATCCGGCTTCGAACCGTTGGATCTGTTGCAGTCGCTGGTTATGCTACTCCGCCAGCTTCGGGCAGGCGAAGCGCGAGTGGAGAACCAGTACAAACGCGTTGTTCCATGGGAAGGCAATCGTGCTGCGCTGAAGGCAATGGCTGAGATCTTTCAGCTGCGGCCATACTTTGAATGGCGGGGGCTTGGATTCATCTCGCAATCGGCCTTGAGGATCCGCGACGAATATGCCGAATGGGATGCTGAACAGCGCTTCCCCATCCCCGGTACTCGGGTCACCGATCCGAAAGCTGCGCAATGCGGAGAAGTGCTAAAGGGCGTGCTGAAGCCCGCGCAGTGCAAATTGTTTGGCAAGGAATGCACGCCGGAACACCCCATCGGCGCGCTGATGGTTTCTACAGAGGGCTCATGCGCAGCGTATTACAACTACGAACACCGCAAAGCGGCAATGGTGACCAGCATCAGTTCGGTGGCTTAA
- the hypE gene encoding hydrogenase expression/formation protein HypE, whose translation MRSVLQLRTPQSGNGDQHQFGGLNGKPAVKTVAASVRFRDPQIEMAHGAGGKASRRLIEGLFAPLLFNNTAAPLGDAARVEIDGSAVAMTTDSFVVKPLKFPGGSIGELAVNGTMNDLAVSGARGQAMLVTFVLEEGLPTSVLSDEVHAMAAAAERAGVTIVGGDTKVVERGKADGMYITTTGIGKFMAHVVIDPQSVRPGDKIILSGPIGDHGITILLARGELDLEADLSSDTRCVLPLIETMAEEAAPGIRWMRDPTRGGVATSLNELARDCGLGIVLSEEDIPMRNEVRGACELLGLDALHVANEGQFLAVVAPEYTDAAVNALSQTAGGEDACVIGEVRNEPSCAVLVTTRYGGSRIVDMLVGDPLPRIC comes from the coding sequence ATGCGCAGCGTATTACAACTACGAACACCGCAAAGCGGCAATGGTGACCAGCATCAGTTCGGTGGCTTAAACGGAAAGCCCGCTGTCAAAACCGTAGCCGCCAGCGTTCGCTTTCGAGATCCGCAGATTGAGATGGCGCACGGAGCCGGCGGCAAAGCGAGCCGCAGGCTTATAGAGGGCCTGTTTGCACCACTTCTATTCAACAACACAGCCGCGCCTCTCGGTGACGCCGCACGCGTCGAAATAGACGGCTCAGCAGTCGCCATGACTACCGACAGCTTCGTGGTGAAACCGCTCAAATTTCCTGGCGGGTCTATCGGCGAACTCGCCGTGAATGGGACGATGAACGATCTCGCTGTTTCCGGGGCAAGAGGCCAGGCTATGCTCGTCACATTCGTTCTCGAGGAAGGATTGCCCACATCTGTTCTCAGTGACGAGGTGCACGCCATGGCGGCCGCTGCCGAACGGGCGGGAGTGACGATCGTCGGCGGAGATACGAAAGTGGTTGAGCGCGGCAAAGCTGACGGCATGTACATTACGACGACTGGCATTGGCAAATTCATGGCGCACGTCGTTATCGATCCGCAATCCGTGCGTCCCGGCGACAAGATCATTCTTTCCGGACCGATTGGTGATCATGGGATTACGATTCTTCTGGCGCGGGGTGAACTTGATCTTGAGGCAGATCTCTCTTCCGACACACGCTGCGTTCTTCCTCTGATAGAAACAATGGCGGAGGAAGCTGCGCCGGGAATTCGCTGGATGCGCGATCCTACTCGCGGAGGTGTTGCCACTTCTCTGAATGAGCTTGCGCGCGACTGCGGTCTTGGCATCGTCCTATCAGAAGAAGATATTCCGATGCGGAATGAGGTTCGCGGCGCCTGCGAATTGCTCGGGTTGGATGCGCTTCATGTAGCGAATGAGGGGCAGTTTCTGGCGGTGGTCGCGCCGGAATATACTGACGCCGCTGTGAACGCTTTGAGTCAGACAGCCGGAGGCGAGGACGCGTGTGTCATTGGCGAGGTGCGTAACGAACCATCCTGCGCCGTGCTGGTAACCACTCGATATGGTGGCAGCCGGATTGTAGATATGCTGGTCGGCGATCCCCTGCCGAGAATTTGTTAG
- a CDS encoding SIS domain-containing protein, whose amino-acid sequence MQTACKLAARIEERLLMRNQIFEKFFSREAMPLAEACREMSERFLQGGRLLAFGRGPYTTDAQHVSVEFVHPVIVGKRALPALDLSMAFQPWLETILRPEDIVMGFGPPEGDPEVLAALRSAHARKAMTLALPGNEASYALEPVTQDSFIHQELIEIFYHTLWETVHVFFEHRQLGQDVGQAAFLYPFLGQEKQETTDVVEEVATSIQMKVRDDAELRTHLAKEQAEKIGNAARTIHERLSKGGKLILFGNGGSATDANDWALDCVIPPLGFRPVPAISLSMEPANITALANDVGTDVIFLRQLIAQAAPQDVAIGISTSGGSRNIVMALEEARKRGLLTIALLGYDGGEIYRRGLADFPIIVHSDYIPRIQEVQASAYHVIRDTLEVLAHGEA is encoded by the coding sequence ATGCAGACGGCTTGCAAACTGGCGGCGCGGATCGAAGAACGGCTGCTCATGCGCAATCAGATTTTTGAGAAGTTCTTTTCACGGGAAGCAATGCCTCTCGCGGAAGCTTGTCGCGAGATGTCGGAGCGTTTCCTCCAGGGCGGGCGTTTGCTTGCATTTGGTCGAGGCCCTTACACAACGGATGCGCAGCATGTTTCAGTCGAATTCGTTCACCCGGTGATCGTAGGCAAGCGAGCTCTTCCCGCGCTTGATCTTTCCATGGCATTCCAGCCGTGGCTCGAAACAATTCTCCGACCCGAAGACATCGTGATGGGGTTTGGTCCTCCCGAAGGTGATCCCGAAGTTCTTGCTGCTTTGAGATCAGCGCACGCGCGAAAAGCAATGACACTCGCCCTTCCCGGAAATGAGGCCTCGTATGCACTCGAGCCGGTGACGCAGGATTCATTTATCCATCAGGAGCTGATCGAGATCTTCTATCACACACTTTGGGAGACAGTGCACGTATTCTTTGAGCACCGCCAACTCGGCCAGGACGTTGGCCAGGCGGCATTTCTCTACCCGTTTCTTGGACAGGAAAAACAGGAAACGACTGATGTCGTTGAAGAGGTCGCCACGTCGATTCAAATGAAGGTCCGCGACGATGCGGAACTACGAACCCATTTGGCAAAAGAACAGGCCGAGAAAATCGGCAATGCAGCAAGAACAATCCATGAGCGTTTGTCAAAAGGCGGGAAACTGATCCTCTTTGGCAATGGAGGATCGGCGACCGACGCGAATGATTGGGCACTCGACTGCGTAATCCCACCGCTTGGTTTTCGTCCGGTTCCGGCGATCTCGCTTTCGATGGAACCGGCTAACATCACTGCGCTCGCCAACGACGTAGGTACCGATGTGATCTTTCTGCGGCAGCTGATTGCACAAGCCGCGCCGCAGGATGTTGCAATCGGGATATCAACTAGCGGCGGATCTCGCAACATCGTGATGGCGCTTGAAGAAGCACGCAAGCGCGGGCTGTTAACGATTGCTCTTCTTGGCTATGACGGAGGGGAAATCTACCGCCGCGGCCTCGCCGACTTTCCCATTATTGTTCACAGCGATTACATCCCGCGTATCCAGGAGGTGCAGGCTTCCGCCTATCACGTCATCCGCGACACTCTGGAGGTGCTCGCTCATGGCGAAGCTTGA
- a CDS encoding glutaredoxin domain-containing protein, with the protein MAKLELYGSASCPYTKELREWLEWTRRDFVEYDIESDADARERMRSLDRSLHTVPVLVEDGEVIQVGWRGHGCVVGSGS; encoded by the coding sequence ATGGCGAAGCTTGAGCTTTACGGCAGCGCCAGCTGTCCCTACACCAAGGAATTGCGCGAATGGTTGGAGTGGACCCGTCGCGATTTTGTGGAATATGACATTGAGTCGGACGCGGACGCGAGAGAGCGCATGCGCTCTCTCGACAGATCCCTCCACACTGTTCCGGTGCTTGTCGAAGACGGCGAAGTGATTCAGGTTGGTTGGCGCGGCCATGGCTGCGTTGTGGGTTCGGGGTCGTGA